A genomic window from Eleginops maclovinus isolate JMC-PN-2008 ecotype Puerto Natales chromosome 9, JC_Emac_rtc_rv5, whole genome shotgun sequence includes:
- the tmem165 gene encoding transmembrane protein 165, with amino-acid sequence MPLLVGGEHRRADRNVMRFWFLLSAAVLLLSVGVSAVPEEHKPVQELPPQEKTSPHPIGPAVSEDGSNKGNLGFIHAFVASISVIIVSELGDKTFFIAAIMAMRYNRLTVLAGAMLALGLMTCLSVLFGYATTIIPRIYTYYVSTALFAIFGVRMLREGLKMSPDEGQEELEEVQAEIKKKDEELQRAKLVNGTADVEAGTGTAMPQGNWHSIISPIFIQALTLTFLAEWGDRSQLTTIILAAREDPFGVAVGGTLGHCMCTGLAVVGGRMIAQKISVRTVTIIGGIVFLAFAFSALFIKPDAGF; translated from the exons ATGCCTCTCTTGGTCGGCGGAGAACACCGACGGGCTGATAGAAATGTGATGCGCTTCTGGTTTCTGCTATCCGCCGCCGTGTTGTTGTTGTCGGTCGGAGTTTCTGCCGTTCCAGAGGAGCACAAACCTGTCCAAGAGCTACCCCCACAAGAG aaaacaagtCCCCATCCAATAGGCCCAGCAGTTTCTGAAGATGGCTCCAACAAAGGGAACCTGGGTTTCATCCATGCCTTCGTGGCCTCTATCTCTGTCATCATCGTCTCTGAGTTGGgagacaaaacatttttcattgcaGCCATCATGGCCATGCGTTACAACCGCCTCACCGTGTTGGCAGGTGCCATGCTGGCCTTGGGGCTGATGACCTGTCTTTCCG TGCTATTTGGCTATGCCACTACCATCATCCCGAGAATCTACACTTACTATGTGTCCACCGCTCTGTTCGCCATCTTTGGTGTACGCATGCTGCGGGAGGGGCTCAAGATGAGTCCAGATGAAGgccaggaggagctggaggaggttCAGGCAGAGATCAAGAAGAAGGATGAAGAG cTCCAGCGTGCCAAGCTGGTAAATGGGACGGCAGATGTGGAGGCTGGGACAGGGACCGCCATGCCTCAGGGAAACTGGCACAGCATCATCTCACCCATCTTCATCCAGGCCCTCACCCTGACCTTCCTGGCAGAGTGGGGGGACCGCTCGCAGCTGACCACCATTATCCTAGCTGCGCGAGAG GATCCATTTGGAGTCGCCGTGGGCGGTACACTTGGACACTGTATGTGTACAGGACTGGCTGTGGTAGGAGGGAGAATGATCGCCCAGAAAATATCTGTCAGAACAG TGACAATCATCGGCGGGATAGTTTTTCTGGCCTTCGCCTTCTCGGCCCTGTTCATCAAGCCAGATGCTGGATTTTAA